In the genome of Xenopus tropicalis strain Nigerian chromosome 10, UCB_Xtro_10.0, whole genome shotgun sequence, the window ggaactctgagtatcacttatgtattataagggataatgtaccccctactgtaaatgataaggatattagcagtcactgaggggttctgtgccccccatataaaggcacaaggctgcaggctgagttatacagggaactctgagtatcactcatgtattataagggataatgtaccccctactgtaaatgataaggatattagcagtcactgaggggttctgtgcccatataaaggcacaaggctgcaggctgagttatacagggaactctgagtatcactcatgtattataagggataatgtaccctgtGCCACCCAAACCTTCCTGCAGATCTTTTGTACCCACCAATCAGCTTCATTGTCACATCCTCACTTGGgggagcagaggggcccatggttGGTGAATGAGAGCACTAAGTTTGGGAGCTCAGATATTTTATGAAGCAGCTGACAACTCCTAAAGACTATTATGGCCTAATGAAGTCATCGGGCAGAGACCTTCACTGGTTTCTCATTGGACAAGTTGAAGGGGGGCAAATGTGTCATTCAGAACCCAGTACAGCCATTTGAGCCCAACAACTTGTCTCTTTAACTTGCTGCTTCATGCTCAGTCAGGCACAAGCACACTAACCGCACACACGCAATATGGGGGTCAGTGCGTAGAACCACAGCCCCCCTCTGTAATATTGGCCAGAGTCTTAGAGCCGGCGGTGGGCAAATAATATAAGCGCCATAGGGTCTTCAAAAAGGAACAATCAAGTGCTTGAAAAATTAAATATAGTAGTATACTTGCTTAATCATTTTATATCCTTATTGTAGAGCACCTCCCCACTAGGAAATGGCTCCACCCATCTGCAGTCCCTTTGTCAGCGTCTCGAGGAGACCAACAGCGCTTTACTGGGGAGGATGATGGAGGAAGAAGAGCAGGCCATGAAGAGCGCTTCCCAGCAGTTGGGGCAGTACTGGAAGGCGGGGGTAATTTTGTATTAAGCTCAGGAAGCATCTAACTTACTCAGTTGAATATCTGATGGTTCTGTATATCAGAATGTATATAAGTTTCAGCTACCAACCAGGCAGATCATTGGGCAGAGGGAGCGGTACCTATGGGGTGCTCTAAAGGCCAAGGCTAATGAAGTGCTAGGTATTGTGCCAGTTAGCAGCCACCCAGCTAGGGCACTAATGCCAGTTCCATCTGAATAAGGTCAAAGGGAGGAGTAGGTGGTGCTTGGGATACTCTGAATGGCTTCATAACAAACTGGGAGAAATTGCATGAAACCACTGGAATGACATTTAGATGAAAGCTGTCCCCTAAGGAACATGACTAACAGCAGATGGTGCCCCCTAAGGGACATGACAAAAAGCATATGGTGCCCCCTAGGGAACATGACTAACAGCAGATGGTGCCCCTTAAGGAACATGACTAACAGCAGATGATGCCCCCTAAGGAACATGACTAACAGCAGATGATGCCCCCTAAGGAACATGACTAACAGCAGATGATGCCCCCTAAGGAACATGACTAACAGCAGATGATGCCCCCCAAGGAACATGACTAACAGCAGATGATGCCCCCTAAGGAACATGACTAACTGCAGATGGTGACCCCCAAGGAACATGACTAACTGCAGATGGTGCCCACCAAGGAACATGACTAACAGCAGATGATGCCCCCCAAGGAACATGACTAACAGCAGATGATGCCCCCTAAGGAACATGACTAACTGCAGATGGTGCCCCCCAAGGAACATGACTAACAGCAGATGGTGCCCCCCAAGGAACATGACTAACAGCAGATGATGCCCCCCAAGGAACATGACTAACTGCAGATGGTGCCCCCCAAGGAACATGACTAACTGCAGATGGTGCCCCCCAAGGAACATGACTAACTGCAGATGGTGCCCCCAAGGAACATGACTAACGGCAGATGATGCCCCCCAAGGAACATGACTAACAGCAGATGATGCCCCCTAAGGAACATGACTAACAGCAGATGATGCCCCCTAAGGAACATGACTAACAGCAGATGGTGCCCCCCAAGGAACATGACTAACAGCAGATGATGCCCCCTAAGGAACATGACTAACAGCAGATGATGCCCCCTAAGGAACATGACTAACTGCAGATGGTGCCCCCCAAGGAACATGACTAACAGCAGATGATGCCCCCCAAGGAACATGACTAACAGCAGATGATGCCCCCTAAGGAACATGACTAACTGCAGATGGTGCCCCCCAAGGAACATGACTAACAGCAGATGGTGCCCCCTAAGGAACATGACTAACAGCAGATGGTGCCCCCTAAGGAACATGACTAACTGCAGATGGTGCCCCCCAAGGAACATGACTAACAGCAGATTGTGCCCCCTAAGGAACATGACTAACAGCAGATGGTGCCCCCTAAGGAACATGACTAACAGCAGATGATGCTCCCTAAGGAACATGACTAACAGCAGATGATGCCCCCCAAGGAACATGACTAACTGCAGATGGTGCCCCCCAAAGAACATGACTAACAGCAGATGATGCCCCCCAAGGAACATGACTAACAGCAGATGGTGCCCCCCAAGGAACATGACTAACAGCAGATTGTGCCCCCTAAGGAACATGACTAACAGCAGATGGTGCCCCCTAAGGAACATGACTAACAGCAGATGATGCCCCCTAAGGAACATGACTAACAGCAGATGATGCCCCCCAAGGAACATGACTAACAGCAGATGATGCCCCCCAAGGAACATGACTAACAGCAGATGGTGCCCCCTAAGGAACATGACTAACTGCAGATGATGCCCCCCAAGGAACATGACTAACTGCAGATGATGCCCCCCAAGGAACATGACTAACTGCAGATGATGCCCCCCAAGGAACATGACTAACAGCAGATGATGAGCacttcagctgaatccaaatcctgcacaAAGCACTGGCATCCAGCTGAATCCCAAGCAGAGTCCAGAATTTTGTGCATCCCTCAGCAAAACTTCACAAGACAGGGCTGTTTGGGTTGTGTCTGTCCTACATGTGGGCCAAGAGCCTTTCTCAGAGCAGGAAGGTTTTCCCCCCATTGTCTGAActgcctgtctctctctctagaaTAATGCCCAGGCAGTGCTCTCATGGAGAGAGCGTCTGAAGCGAGACTCACAGAAGGATCTACAGAAAGTGAGAGAGCAAGGAAAAGTACGTGTGCAAGGTAACTAGCCCAGTAACTGCCAGGAACTCTGTGGGACTGGGAATAACCCCACCGTGTAACTGCCAGGGCTCCGGGGAACTGGGAATAACCCCACCGTGTAACTGCCAGGGCTCCGGGGAACTGGGAATAACCCCACCGTGTAACTGCCAGGGCTCCGGGGAACTGGGAATAACCCCACCGTGTAACTGCCAGGGCTCTGGGGAACTGGGAATAACCCCACCGTGTAACTGCCAGGGCTCCGGGGAACTGGGAATAACCCCACCGTGTAACTGCCAGGGCTCCGGGGAACTGGGATTAACCCCACTGTGTAACTGCCAGGGCTCTGGGGAACTGGGAATAGCCCCACCGTGTAACTGCCAGGGCTCCGGGGAACTGGGAATAACCCCACCGTGTAACTGCCAGGGCTCCGGGGAACTGGGAATAACCCCACCGTGTAACTGCCGGGGCTCCGGGGAACTGGGAATAACCCCACCGTGTAACTGCCGGGGCTCCGGGGAACTGGGAATAACCCCACCGTGTAACTGCCGGGGCTCCGGGGAACTGGGAATAACCCCACCGTGTAACTGCCAGGGCTCTGGGGAACTGGGAATAGCCCCACCGTGTAACTGCCAGAGCTCCGGGGAACTGGGAATAACCCCACCGTGTAACTGCCAGGGCTCTGTGGAACTGGGAATAACCCGACTGTGTAACTGCCAGGGCTCTGGGGAACTGGGAATAACCCCACTGTGTAACTGCCAGGGCTCCGGGGAACTGGGAATAACCCCACCGTGTAACTGCCAGGGAACTGGGAATAGCCCCACCGTGTAACTGCCAGGGCTCCTGGGAACTGGGAATAACCCCACTGTGTAACTGCCAGGGAACTGGGAATAACCCCACCGTGTAACTGCCAGGGCTCCAGGGAACTGGGAATAACCCCACCGTGTAACTGCCAGGGCTCCAGGGAACTGGGAATAACCCCACCGTGTAACTGCCAGGGCTCTGTGGGACTGGGAATAACCCCACCGTGTAACTGCCAGGGCTCTGGGGAACTGGAAATAACCCCACCGTGTAACTGCCAGGGCTCTGGGGAACTGGGAATAGCCCCACCGTGTAACTGCCAGGGAACTGGGAATAACCCCACCGTGTAACTGCCAGGGAACTGGGAATAACCCCACCGTGTAACTGCCAGGGAACTGGGAATAACCCCACCGTGTAACTGCCAGGGCTCTGGGGAACTGGGAATAGCCCCACTGTGTAACTGCCAGGACTCTGGGGAACTGGGAATAACCCCACTGTGTAACTGCCAGGGCTCCGGGCAACTGGGAATAACCCCACTGTGTAACTGCCAGGGCTCCGGGGAACTGGGAATAACCCCACCGTGTAAAGTTTATTGTCAtaaacaaataacaatgaagcattattactgtaatgaaatttttttgacccgtgttcctcccaactttacatagacaaacaaaacaaaaaacaaacaaaaaaaaaaatacaaatattaaatataataaaagtgtgcaataaaggtacaagtatttacaataataaaatgcaatgcaatatttgaaattgtgcagtgaggattttaagtggctttgcttaaagtgacactgtgaagagtccagtagttatggggagtgtgtgttggtttgggtagaatgtcagcagttcagaagcctgatggcttgtgggtagaaactgtctctgtatctgctggtgcgggtctggatgctcctgtaccgcctgcctgatggtaggagcgtgaaaagtctgtggctggggtggctggggtcagagaggatccgctgcatcttcctcctacagcgctgtttgtacaggtcctgcatggccggcagttcagtcctggtgatgttCAGTCACCGTGTAACTGCCAGGGCTCCGGGGAACTGGGAATAACCCCACTGTGTAACTGCCAGGGCTCTGTGGAACTGGGAATAACCCCACTGTGTAACTGCCAGGACTCCGGGGAACTGGGAATAACCCCACTGTGTAACTGCCAGGGCTCTGTGGAACTGGGAATAACCCCACCGTGTAACTGCCAGGACTCCGGGAAACTGGGAATAACCCCACTGTGTAACTGCCAGGGCTCCGGGGAACTGGGAATAACCCCACCGTGTAACTGCCAGGACTCCGGGAAACTGGGAATAACCCCACTGTGTAACTGCCAGGGCTCTGTGGAACTGGGAATAACCCCACTGTGTAACTGCCAGGGCTCCGGCTTCAGATTGAGGCCTGTGATGAGAAGCTGCTCAGAGCTCAGGAGGAAGTGCAGCGGCTCAGAGAGTACAAGGACAGACAGAGGCCGACGTTCCTACTACAGATTGCAGCTTTACAGCGCCAGATACTCAGACTATCCCAGACTAATAAGGTACTTCTCCTGCCCCTCCCTCCCATCATCTCTGCCCTCCCCTTAATTCCCCTCCTATCTTACCCCTATCTTTACTCTTGTCCATTGCCCCCCCC includes:
- the c10h20orf96 gene encoding uncharacterized protein C20orf96 homolog isoform X6 produces the protein MKTVRLPESNTETRCYEDNMSNINEPMSTSPLGNGSTHLQSLCQRLEETNSALLGRMMEEEEQAMKSASQQLGQYWKAGNNAQAVLSWRERLKRDSQKDLQKVREQGKVRVQGLRLQIEACDEKLLRAQEEVQRLREYKDRQRPTFLLQIAALQRQILRLSQTNKEQEADTELLADTEIQKCLEKHQKLQFQALQKIADSPIAQIPLSLRRMCLENHRMKQQIYMYKQMRS
- the c10h20orf96 gene encoding uncharacterized protein C20orf96 homolog isoform X5, encoding MKTVRLPESNTETRCYEDNMSNINEPMSTSPLGNGSTHLQSLCQRLEETNSALLGRMMEEEEQAMKSASQQLGQYWKAGNNAQAVLSWRERLKRDSQKDLQKVREQGKVRVQGLRLQIEACDEKLLRAQEEVQRLREYKDRQRPTFLLQIAALQRQILRLSQTNKSPIAQIPLSLRRMCLENHRMKQQIYMYKQEMGHLQEQISKLQHMGNDLQNCWVYETRSAWKMLVEKSCRCAPNDDFVLDLPI